The DNA segment CAATAATTTTACCCTACTAGGATGCGAGTCAATGGATCATAAAAAACGCGCCGCACTATTCAATACAGCCATTTTTAAGGCGGTTTCTCTCTTATCCCTCAGTGTCTTGGGTGGCATTTCAGCTCCGGCGATGGCCAAGAATATCTTAGATAAACTGACGGTTGCCGAAGGTTTTAACGTAAGTTTATTCGCTGATGATGTTGAAAATGCGCGCGAAATTGCCGTATCCGACAAAGGCATTGTCTATGCTGGCTCGATGAAGGCAGGGAATGTTTATGCCCTAATCGACCGCAACCAAGACGGCGTTGCCGATGAGAAAATTCTGGTAGCCTCAGGACTTAAGCTACCTTCGGGCGTGGTCATCAAAGATGGCGATTTGTATGTCTCTGAAGTCGAGCGCATGATTCGATTCAAGGATATAGACAACAACTTAAACTCACCCAAATTTGAGGTGGTCTTCGATGGGTTTCCAAGTGAAACCCACCATGGCTGGAAAGTGTTAGGTGTTTCACCGACAGGTGAGTTAATCATTCCAGTGGGCGTGCCTTGTAATGTGTGCGCGGAGAATGAACGCTATGGGCGTATTTTCTCGCTGAATCTTGAGACCAAAAAATTAACCACTATCGCCCAAGGCGTTCGTAATTCCGTTGGATTTGATTTTCAGCCCGGCACTCAAACTCTTTGGTTTAGCGATAATGGCCGCGACATGATGGGCGATGATATTCCTCCCTGCGAAATCAATAAAGTCAGTTACTTGGGTGAACATTTTGGCTTTCCTTATGTACATGCAGGTACGATTCTTGACCCTGAGTTTGGCAATGGTAAAGATCCTGCAAAATACACTGCTCCAGCGCTTTCCTTAGGCGCGCATGTGGCGCCGCTGGGTATTCATTTTTATCTTGGTAAACAGTTCCCTAGCGATTATCAACAGCAGTTGTTTGTGGCCGAGCATGGTTCGTGGAATCGCACTAAGAAAGCGGGTTATAAAGTGGCTGTGGCGACGATAGAGCAAGGCAAGGTGGTCAAATACACTCCATTTTTAACAGGCTTTATGCAGGATGAACAAACCTTTGGTCGCCCTGTGGCGTTTGCTGAATTGGCCGACGGTA comes from the Shewanella seohaensis genome and includes:
- a CDS encoding PQQ-dependent sugar dehydrogenase, with the protein product MAKNILDKLTVAEGFNVSLFADDVENAREIAVSDKGIVYAGSMKAGNVYALIDRNQDGVADEKILVASGLKLPSGVVIKDGDLYVSEVERMIRFKDIDNNLNSPKFEVVFDGFPSETHHGWKVLGVSPTGELIIPVGVPCNVCAENERYGRIFSLNLETKKLTTIAQGVRNSVGFDFQPGTQTLWFSDNGRDMMGDDIPPCEINKVSYLGEHFGFPYVHAGTILDPEFGNGKDPAKYTAPALSLGAHVAPLGIHFYLGKQFPSDYQQQLFVAEHGSWNRTKKAGYKVAVATIEQGKVVKYTPFLTGFMQDEQTFGRPVAFAELADGSLLVSDDYAGAIYRVTYPQTK